In Streptococcus pneumoniae, the sequence CGTATTCTTTAATTTTTTCTAAAATTTGTTGGCAAATCTCCATAAATAACCTCAATTCTTTCTCATTTCATTGTAGCACAAGAATTTTTATTTTTAAAATGAAAAAGATGTGATATAATGGAGAAAGATAAATTGAGGAGGACGATATGGCATTAGCAAAAATTGTATTTGCCAGTATGACCGGTAATACCGAAGAAATTGCAGATATTGTAGCAGACAAATTACGTGACTTGGGCTTGGATGTTGATGTTGATGAATGTACAACTGTTGACGCTTCAGACTTCTTGGAAGCAGACATCGCTATCGTTGCGACCTATACTTATGGTGATGGTGAATTGCCAGATGAGATGATGGACTTCTACGAAGACCTAGCAGATCTCAACTTGAATGGCAAAATCTACGGAGTGGTCGGCTCAGGAGATACCTTCTACGATGAATTCTGTAAGGCTGTTGATGACTTTGACCGTGTCTTTGTGTCAACAGGAGCAGAAAAAGGTTCAGAGTGTGTTAAAGTTGATCTTTCTGCCGAGGAAGAAGATATTGAACGCTTGGAACAATTCGCAGAAGAATTGGTTGCTAAAGTAGGATAAGCATAAAAGTGCGCTGATGTAATCAATCAGTGCATTTTTCTTATCGAGAGTTGGGATTTTACTAGCCTAATTGATGGCTTTTTGATACAATAATTCAAATAAAGGAGGAGACTGTATGGATTTAGATATTATTCGTCAAGAAATCGATCAAATCGACGACCAAATTGTCAAACTGTTAGAAGAACGAATGCATTTAGTTGAGGGGGTGGTTGCTTATAAGAAAGCTTCAGGTAAACCGATTTTAGATACTAAGAGAGAAGAAGTTATTTTTGAAAAGGTTGGGAGTCGTGTAGAGGACAAGCGCTATCAGGAGACTATTGTAGCGACTTTTTCGGACATACTCAAACGTTCGCGTGATTATCAGGATCAAAATATCAAATGAAAAAAGAACAATTTTATCCGCTAGGAATTTTTCTAGCTGCTATGTTGGGCGGACTTGTCCGATATCTAGTTTCCACCTGGTTACCAGCCAGTCCAGACTTTCCTTGGGGCACTCTCTTTGTCAACTATCTGGGAATTTTCTGCTTGATTTATCTTGTCAAGGGCTATCTGGTCTATAAGGGGACTAGTAAGGGCTTGATTTTAGCACTGGGGACGGGTTTTTGCGGAGGTTTAACAACTTTTTCCAGCCTAATGCTTGATACTGTGAAGCTGCTTGATACAGGGCGTTATCTTAGTTTGATACTGTATTTGCTTTTGAGTATCGGTGGAGGCCTGCTTTTAGCTTACTATTTGGGGAGGAAGAAATGGTAATCGTCTATCTTGCAATCGCCTGTGGCTTGGGAGCACTCGTACGGTATTTCTTTTCTCGCTATAATCAAGTTTCTAAATTGCCACTCGGAACGCTCATAGCTAATCTTTTAGGTTGTTTTTTAATTGGAGTATTCTACAATCATGTAGAGTCTAAGGAAGTATATGCTATTCTAGCAACAGGATTTTGTGGCGGTTTAACAACTTTTTCGACCTTGAATGACGAACTTCAAAGACTGCTAAGTGATAAGAAGGTCTTTTATTCTTACCTGACTTTGACTTACATAGGTGGTTTGGTTGCGATTTTTTTAGGAATTTTGCTATAAATTTCTTTACTTTTTTTTAGAAATTTGGTAAACTGTATCTTGTGTGTAATGGACGCACAAAAATACAGTTTATCCGCTGAGGAAGATTCCTCAAGATTGACAAAGATAGGAGAATAAAATGAATCCATTAATCCAAAGCTTGACTGAAGGTCAACTTCGTACAGATATCCCATCATTCCGTCCTGGTGATACTGTTCGTGTACACGCGAAAGTTGTCGAAGGTAACCGCGAACGTATCCAGATTTTTGAAGGTGTTGTTATCGCACGTAAAGGTGCTGGAATCTCAGAAAACTACACAGTTCGTAAAATCTCTAACGGTGTAGGTGTTGAGCGTATCTTCCCAATCCACACTCCACGTGTTGAAAAAATCGAAGTTGTTCGTTACGGTAAAGTACGTCGTGCGAAATTGTACTACTTGCGTGCTCTTCAAGGTAAAGCAGCTCGTATCAAAGAAATCCGTCGTTAATTCGACTAAAAAACTCTGCTTTTCAGCAGAGTTTTTATCTAGCTCCCTTAGTTCAATGGATATAACAACTCCCTCCTAAGGAGTAGTTGCAGGTTCGATTCCTGCAGGGGGCAGTAATTAGATATCAAAGAAGTTTGTCAAAAAGTCTTTGATATTAAAAGAACGCATAATATAGGGGATTGTCTCCATAATATTATGCGTTTTATTATTGAAAAATTTGGGCAATCATCAGATAAAATTGAGACTATATCGAGTATATAAATGTTTGTATAGTCAATTTATTCAAAATCGTCAAGTTCTAAATTATTTAAAGGACTATAACATTCATATTTCTTTAAGTAATTGTTTATTTCTTCAGCAGTGGAACGAGGTAAATTAACTCTTAAATAGTCAATATCTTCCTTAGATAAAAAATGATTTGCATTCAAAATTGAGAAGCGAAATAATGCTTCATCAAAAGCAAAATCATAATCGTCATCAGATAATGATTCCATTAATGTTTGAATATGTTTTAGTGAGTAGTCAGGTATCGAATCGGGATAATATACTGGATAATCAGTGGCTGAAAAATTGTTTTCTAATCCTGAAATAGTAATTATCAAAGATTCTATGTAATATATTAAAGCATGTTTAATATTACCTTCTTGTTCCAAATGTCTTCCCTGAGCCTTTCGTGTGTTAGATAAGCATCCAAAATCTCCTGATACAGTATTCCTATGAGCTTGTTTATTTAAGAGACTCCATTTTATATCACCAAAAGTTGCTTTAAAAGAGATATTGTTTTTTTCTTTACAATAATCTTCCATACTTATGTCTTTATCATAGTATGCTTTGATATAGTCACTATGTTCGATAATAAGATTTTGTGCTTCTTTTGTTAGTTTAAATTCGAACGGAATATCTAATTTGTCAACGTTGATATTATTAATTATTCTTGTAATTAATTCTGCTTTTTTTCCAGAAGTAGCTAAATTATGTTTAGATAATATAGTTTTTAATTCTACTACTTTAAGATATGATAAAGTCTTATTTTTAGTGAAGTATCCTAATTTGTATAATTGATTGTGTGTAGATTCAGGGTCAATTTGAAGAGAGTATTTAAAATATCTTGGGAAATTATAATTTCTCCCTGTTTTTTGAGTCCAATCTATGAGTATGAGTTGCCCAGGAGTAAGGCCGCACTCTAATTTGTTTAGGTAAAAATTGTTACAATCAGAATTTGTGTCTCTATTATGATTATTTTGTTTTAAATTAAATAGTTTGCTAAAAAAATTCATTGGATTTTATTGCTAATCAATTCTTATTGAAAAATGATACTTTTACAGTACCCATGTACGGATGGCATGGGCAACGCCAGATTCATCATTAGATTTAGTGATGTATTTGGCGATTTTTTTGATTTCTGGATTTCCATTTTCCATGACAACAGGGTTGCCAACGACTTCCAGCATGGCACGGTCATTTTCTTCGTCTCCGATAGCCATGGTTTCATCTTTGGTTAATCCTAGTTTTTCAGCTAAGTGAGTAATAGCTGAACCCTTGTCTACATTCTTTTTAAGGAGTTCGAGGTAGAAAGGAGCAGATTTGTTGATAGAGTAGTGCTCGTAAAATTCGGCTGGTATTTTTTCAATCGCAGCATCGAGAATTTCTGGTTCATCGATAAACATACATTTAACAATTTCTTTGCCAGCCATTTCTTCAGGGGTACGGTAGAAGATAGGCATGCTGACGAGGGTTGATTCGTGTACAGTGTATGTTCCGATATTGCGATTTGCAGTATAGATACCGTCCTTGGTAATGGCATGCATGTGGACACCGAGCTTGCGACTGAGGAATTCCATATCCAGATAATCCTCATAGGTCAAGGATTCGCTGATAATCTCATGGCCAGTAGCAGTTTCTTGGACAAGGGCACCATTGAAGGTCACCACATAGTCACCTTGGTCTCTCAACTGCAAGTCGTCTAGAAGTTTGGCAACACCTGCGATGGGGCGGCCAGTTGCAATCACGACTTTGACACCAGCTTCTTTGGCATCTTGGATGGCAGAAAAGACTTCAGGAGTGATTTCCTTTTGGCTGTTGACAAGGGTTCCGTCGATATCAACGGCAATTAGTTTAATACTCATAAATTTCCTCTTCTAGTTTTTATTTGGGGTAAAATGATCGTTCTCAATCAAGTATAAAAATTGCTGGGTAATGCTAGCAAAGATACTGTTTTGATCTAACATTTCTTTCGGAAAATAGAAACGATTATCTCCGTGACGACTACCAGCAAGGGATTGGACGATAGGAGACAGGCTAGAGAGTTCGGCCAGTTCTCCATTCTTTTGTAAAATCTCAATCTGTGTCCGTGGATTTTCAGATTCGGGACGATAGATATCATAAGGGAGGTCAAAGTTCTTATGAATGGCAGTATAGTAGTCGGGATCAAAGCCAATGTCCTCAACCAATTTTCTCATGCTAGCGAGTTGGTCTTGATCTTCTTGTGAAAAGGTAATGGATTTAAAGACCTTGCGGTTGACAAAGCGTTGCGATAAATCTGCGAGAATTTTGTCAGGACTGGTCATCCAGAGCTGGAAGTAGGTATTCATCACACCATCATCTAGAGCCAGATAGTCAGACAAGGTCACATTTTTTTCAAAGAAAGGCAGGAGGTGTGGGGAAGTTCGTGCAAAGAAGTCTTTGTCCTTAGGGTAGAGTTCCTTAGCGCGCTTGAGAAGATTCTGTAGGAGAACTTCCATAGCGCGTGTTGCTGGGTGGAAATAGACCTGCATATACATCTGGTAGCGACTGAGGACATAGTCTTCGATGGCGTGCATGCCATTGCGCTGAAAGGCGATACCATTTTCGATAGGACGAATGACTCGGAGGATTCGAGTCAGGTCAAATTCCCCATAGGATGCTCCTGTAAAATAGGAGTCACGCAAGAGATAGTCCATGCGATCTGCGTCAATCTGACTAGAAATGAGTTGTACGACCTGCTTGTTAGGATAGGTATGGTCTATGACACTGGCAACTTTCTCTGGAAAATCGGGCGCTACTTGTAGCAAGACTTGGTGAATCTCTGTCTCAGGACTTTGAATAATCTCCTGAGTAATAGCTTCATGGTCTGTATCAAAGAGATGTTCAAAAGTATGGGAGTAGGCGCCATGCCCAAGGTCATGTAGGAGAGCAGCGATCATGGTCAAGAGAGACTCGGCAGGATTCCATTCCTCAGGATATTTTTCTTCGAAAATCTCTGTGATGCGTCGTGCAATTTCATAGACTCCTAGACAGTGAGAGAAGCGACTGTGTTCTCCACCGTGGAAGGTATAACTGGAAGTTCCCAGTTGTTTGATCCGGCGCAAACGCTGAAATTCTTTTGTATTAATCAAGTCATAGATGATTTGATTAATGACATGGATGTAGTTGTGAACTGGGTCACGGAATACTTTTTCGTTCATATGACCATTATAGCAAAATCCTGCTCTTTTTGGTAAAATAGTAGGACAAGAGACAAGAAAGAGGGCCTGATGTGAAGATTCGGATGCGAAATACAATTCAGTTTGATGAGCAGTTGGAAGTGATTGACCAGCTTTATGATGTGGAAGTGCATGAAAAAGGAGATTATAGCTACCTGCTTTTCTATAATGAGGAAAAGGAAAAAGTAGTGATTAAATTTCATGGTCAAGAACTTGTGATGAGCCGATTTTCTAATCCCAAGACCATTATGCGCTTTCTAAAGAATAGCGATAGTTTAGCCTATATTCCTACACCTATGGGCATGCAGGAGTTTATCATCCAAACGAGCCATTATCAAGTTGATAGGCAAAAGATTGAACTAGATTATCAACTACAAAATCAAGAGGGACATCCTTTTGCCAGCTATCAATTGGAAATTACTTGGGGCTAGGCTCATGTCTTTTTCAAATTTAGCTATCTATCTTCTTGGATCGGTTTCCTAGTGTGGTAGATTAGGCTAATTTTTGGTATAATAAAAGTTATGGAAATCGAAAAAACCAATCGTATGAATGCGCTCTTTGAATTTTATGCGGCGCTTTTGACAGATAAGCAAATGAATTATATCGAGCTCTACTACGCTGATGATTACAGCCTTGCTGAAATTGCCGAGGAGTTCGGTGTCAGTCGTCAGGCTGTCTATGACAATATCAAGCGAACAGAAAAGATTCTGGAAGATTATGAGATGAAATTGCACATGTACTCGGACTATATTGTCCGCAGTCAGATTTTTGATCAGATTTTGGAGCGCTATCCCAAGGATAACTTTCTGCAGGAGCAGATAGAAATTTTAACAAGCATTGATAATAGAGAATAAGAGGAAGAAAAATGGCATTTGAAAGTTTAACAGAACGTTTGCAGAACGTCTTTAAAAATCTACGTAAAAAAGGAAAAATCTCTGAATCTGATGTCCAAGAGGCAACCAAAGAAATTCGCTTGGCCTTGCTCGAGGCCGACGTTGCCTTGCCTGTTGTAAAGGACTTTATCAAGAAAGTTCGTGAGCGTGCAGTCGGGCATGAGGTCATTGATACACTTAATCCTGCGCAACAGATTATTAAAATCGTTGATGAGGAACTGACAGCCGTTTTAGGTTCTGATACGGCAGAAATTATCAAGTCACCTAAGATTCCAACCATCATCATGATGGTTGGTTTACAAGGGGCTGGTAAAACAACCTTTGCTGGTAAATTGGCCAACAAACTCAAGAAAGAAGAAAATGCTCGTCCTTTGATGATTGCGGCGGATATTTATCGTCCAGCTGCCATTGACCAGCTTAAGACCTTGGGACAACAGATTGATGTGCCTGTCTTTGCACTTGGAACAGAAGTACCAGCTGTTGAGATTGTACGTCAAGGTTTGGAGCAAGCCCAAACTAATCATAACGACTATGTCTTGATTGATACTGCGGGTCGTTTGCAGATTGATGAGCTCCTCATGAATGAGCTTCGTGATGTGAAAGCATTGGCTCAACCAAATGAAATCTTGCTTGTCGTTGATGCTATGATTGGTCAGGAAGCAGCCAATGTTGCGCGTGAGTTTAATGCTCAGTTGGAAGTGACTGGGGTCATCCTTACCAAGATTGATGGCGATACTCGTGGTGGTGCTGCTCTGTCTGTTCGTCACATTACTGGAAAACCAATCAAGTTCACTGGTACAGGTGAAAAGATTACGGACATTGAAACCTTCCACCCAGACCGCATGTCTAGCCGTATCCTTGGTATGGGGGATATGCTCACTTTGATTGAGAAAGCTTCTCAGGAATACGATGAACAAAAAGCCCTTGAAATGGCTGAGAAGATGCGCGAAAACACCTTTGATTTTAATGATTTCATCGATCAATTAGATCAGGTGCA encodes:
- a CDS encoding putative DNA-binding protein; the encoded protein is MEIEKTNRMNALFEFYAALLTDKQMNYIELYYADDYSLAEIAEEFGVSRQAVYDNIKRTEKILEDYEMKLHMYSDYIVRSQIFDQILERYPKDNFLQEQIEILTSIDNRE
- the crcB gene encoding fluoride efflux transporter CrcB, with translation MKKEQFYPLGIFLAAMLGGLVRYLVSTWLPASPDFPWGTLFVNYLGIFCLIYLVKGYLVYKGTSKGLILALGTGFCGGLTTFSSLMLDTVKLLDTGRYLSLILYLLLSIGGGLLLAYYLGRKKW
- a CDS encoding flavodoxin; this encodes MALAKIVFASMTGNTEEIADIVADKLRDLGLDVDVDECTTVDASDFLEADIAIVATYTYGDGELPDEMMDFYEDLADLNLNGKIYGVVGSGDTFYDEFCKAVDDFDRVFVSTGAEKGSECVKVDLSAEEEDIERLEQFAEELVAKVG
- the rplS gene encoding 50S ribosomal protein L19, which gives rise to MNPLIQSLTEGQLRTDIPSFRPGDTVRVHAKVVEGNRERIQIFEGVVIARKGAGISENYTVRKISNGVGVERIFPIHTPRVEKIEVVRYGKVRRAKLYYLRALQGKAARIKEIRR
- the yidA gene encoding sugar-phosphatase, encoding MSIKLIAVDIDGTLVNSQKEITPEVFSAIQDAKEAGVKVVIATGRPIAGVAKLLDDLQLRDQGDYVVTFNGALVQETATGHEIISESLTYEDYLDMEFLSRKLGVHMHAITKDGIYTANRNIGTYTVHESTLVSMPIFYRTPEEMAGKEIVKCMFIDEPEILDAAIEKIPAEFYEHYSINKSAPFYLELLKKNVDKGSAITHLAEKLGLTKDETMAIGDEENDRAMLEVVGNPVVMENGNPEIKKIAKYITKSNDESGVAHAIRTWVL
- a CDS encoding SAP domain-containing protein: MNFFSKLFNLKQNNHNRDTNSDCNNFYLNKLECGLTPGQLILIDWTQKTGRNYNFPRYFKYSLQIDPESTHNQLYKLGYFTKNKTLSYLKVVELKTILSKHNLATSGKKAELITRIINNINVDKLDIPFEFKLTKEAQNLIIEHSDYIKAYYDKDISMEDYCKEKNNISFKATFGDIKWSLLNKQAHRNTVSGDFGCLSNTRKAQGRHLEQEGNIKHALIYYIESLIITISGLENNFSATDYPVYYPDSIPDYSLKHIQTLMESLSDDDYDFAFDEALFRFSILNANHFLSKEDIDYLRVNLPRSTAEEINNYLKKYECYSPLNNLELDDFE
- the ffh gene encoding signal recognition particle protein, which encodes MAFESLTERLQNVFKNLRKKGKISESDVQEATKEIRLALLEADVALPVVKDFIKKVRERAVGHEVIDTLNPAQQIIKIVDEELTAVLGSDTAEIIKSPKIPTIIMMVGLQGAGKTTFAGKLANKLKKEENARPLMIAADIYRPAAIDQLKTLGQQIDVPVFALGTEVPAVEIVRQGLEQAQTNHNDYVLIDTAGRLQIDELLMNELRDVKALAQPNEILLVVDAMIGQEAANVAREFNAQLEVTGVILTKIDGDTRGGAALSVRHITGKPIKFTGTGEKITDIETFHPDRMSSRILGMGDMLTLIEKASQEYDEQKALEMAEKMRENTFDFNDFIDQLDQVQNMGPMEDLLKMIPGMANNPALQNMKVDERQIARKRAIVSSMTPEERENPNLLNPSRRRRIAAGSGNTFVEVNKFIKDFNQAKQLMQGVMSGDMNKMMKQMGINPNNLPKNMPNMGGMDMSALEGMMGQGGMPDLSALGGAGMPDMSQMFGGGLKGKIGEFAMKQSMKRMANKMKKAKKKRK
- the crcB gene encoding fluoride efflux transporter CrcB — translated: MVIVYLAIACGLGALVRYFFSRYNQVSKLPLGTLIANLLGCFLIGVFYNHVESKEVYAILATGFCGGLTTFSTLNDELQRLLSDKKVFYSYLTLTYIGGLVAIFLGILL
- a CDS encoding chorismate mutase, which translates into the protein MDLDIIRQEIDQIDDQIVKLLEERMHLVEGVVAYKKASGKPILDTKREEVIFEKVGSRVEDKRYQETIVATFSDILKRSRDYQDQNIK
- a CDS encoding HD domain-containing protein; amino-acid sequence: MNEKVFRDPVHNYIHVINQIIYDLINTKEFQRLRRIKQLGTSSYTFHGGEHSRFSHCLGVYEIARRITEIFEEKYPEEWNPAESLLTMIAALLHDLGHGAYSHTFEHLFDTDHEAITQEIIQSPETEIHQVLLQVAPDFPEKVASVIDHTYPNKQVVQLISSQIDADRMDYLLRDSYFTGASYGEFDLTRILRVIRPIENGIAFQRNGMHAIEDYVLSRYQMYMQVYFHPATRAMEVLLQNLLKRAKELYPKDKDFFARTSPHLLPFFEKNVTLSDYLALDDGVMNTYFQLWMTSPDKILADLSQRFVNRKVFKSITFSQEDQDQLASMRKLVEDIGFDPDYYTAIHKNFDLPYDIYRPESENPRTQIEILQKNGELAELSSLSPIVQSLAGSRHGDNRFYFPKEMLDQNSIFASITQQFLYLIENDHFTPNKN
- a CDS encoding DUF1934 domain-containing protein, translating into MKIRMRNTIQFDEQLEVIDQLYDVEVHEKGDYSYLLFYNEEKEKVVIKFHGQELVMSRFSNPKTIMRFLKNSDSLAYIPTPMGMQEFIIQTSHYQVDRQKIELDYQLQNQEGHPFASYQLEITWG